The following are encoded together in the Theileria orientalis strain Shintoku DNA, chromosome 1, complete genome genome:
- a CDS encoding uncharacterized protein (SJCHGC08976 protein), with translation MFWRILPFKRLITAVCVKFPAIPYRSPCVSNKLNLFNTPLCLSRSFSTKSDNKHESINLSESSSNNDRYIAVFTCNICNHRSAKSFSKQAYNHGIVYVRCESCKSLHLISDQLGWFGDKQNIEEILSRKGHQVSKMELGQDVSESDLELIASLKDNKYFKQ, from the exons atgttttGGCGTATATTGCCTTTTAAACGATTAATTACCGCtgtttgtgtaaaatttcCTGCTATTCCTTATCGAAGTCCATGTGTATCTAATAAGTTAAACTTATTTAACACTCCCCTGTGTTTAAGTCGATCTTTTTCAACTAAATCTGACAACAAGCACGAATCCATTAATCTTTCTGAGTCATCTTCTAACAACGATCGCTATATCGCAGTCTTCACTTGTAACATATGTAACCATCGCAGCGCAAAGTCATTTTCTAAG CAAGCATATAACCACGGAATAGTGTACGTGAGGTGTGAAAGTTGCAAGAGCT TGCATCTTATCTCGGATCAGCTAGGGTGGTTTGGGGATAAACAGAACATCGAGGAGATCCTATCTCGGAAGGGCCACCAGGTTTCAAAGATGGAGCTAG GCCAAGATGTGAGTGAAAGCGACCTCGAACTGATAGCTAGTCTTAAGgacaataaatattttaagcaATAA